One Maribacter sp. HTCC2170 genomic window, CTTTTACTTCAAACTTAAAGAGGTAATGAAAAAAATGTTATGGCTTATATGCCCATTATTAATTGGGATAAACTCCTGCACCAAGGAAAATCCAAATGATTCCGATTTTGTGGTTGGAGATATATTTACAGATAGCAATATCAGGGTCATTCTTATTGATACGATGACCGTTGAATCTTCTACAATGAAATATGATAGCGTCCCTACCTCTCAATCCTCAAGAATATTGGTTGGCAAATACACAGATTCCATTTTTGGAACTGTTAAGAGTTCAAGCTATATGGAATTGGTACCATCAAAGTATTCCATTGATACCGAGGCCGAATACGATAGTATTGCCTTCTATCTAAAATTCGACAACTACTATTACAATGATACATTACAAAACAATACTATACATGTAAAGCAATTAAGTGAGAACCTAAAGCCCAATGACGATAGTGGTTTTTATAATACCAGTGAGGCATCGTTCTTTGAAGATGATCTGGGCTCAATGTCATACAAGCCAAGACCTTTGGATACTGATTCTTTGGAAATAAAACTAACGGATGTTTTTGGGAGAGAACTGTTTAAACAGTTTCAAGACAAGTCAATTGTCCATTTAGACGAATTCAAAGCTTTTTTCAAGGGTATAAGTTTACAGCCTGATGAAGGGGACAATGGATCTATAATTGGTTTTTCAAAAACTTCTGCATCTAGCTTCATTCGACTTTATTTTAGTACTTCAGAGGAAAATGATCGCGTTCAAAATTACATTGATTTTTACATAGATTCCGGTAGTTCCCCTATTCCTTTTTTCAATCAAGTCACTGCACAGGAACCTAATGAATATTTGAAATTCTTAACCGATAAAGAAATCAATTTAAATAGTTCAGACTCTGAAAATATGAGTTTCATACAATCCGGTATAGGTATTGCAACCAGAATTGAATTTCCTTTTGTCAAATCTATATATGAAATACAAGGAGAGGGAACCATTCTCGATGCCGTCTTGAAAATAAGGCCTGTGAGCACAACATATGATAACCATGTTATTCTTCGAGACACCTTGTCAGTATTTTTAGCCGACGAAAATAATGATCTGACCAAACAATTATTCATTAGTGATATTGAGCCAGTGCGAGCGATTCTCAATAGAGACAATCAAGAGTTTAATGACATTTTTTACGAGCTACCCTTAGGTAGTTATATTGACCAATTGCTTTTAGCAGAAAGGGATACGAAAGAAGCACTTGTTTTACTTCCTGACAATTACAATTCCACGGTTGACCGCTTTGTTTTGAATGGGAATAACAATTCTAATGATCTTGTCACTTTACAAATTACGTATGCTATTTATGATGAAGATGAAAACTAAATTCTTAATCTTAGTGACATTGAATGTAATGTCTTTTAATACCGAGGGGTTAGCACAATCCGAAGCGTTGACCAGTTCACCATATTCTTTATATGGTCTAGGCATAATCAATCAGACAAGTATTGGAAAATCAAATGGGATTGGCTATACCGGAATTGGATTGAAAACCGAAACGGAAATCAACAATCTAAATCCGGCTAATTTTTCCTTAATCCCAAAAAACTCTTTTTTCTATGACATGGGTATTTCCTACGAACATAACAACTATAGTAATACAGGAAACAATGAGACAAGGAAAACTTTCAATTTTTCCAACTTGGCCCTCGCTTTTCGCATAACTGATGGTTTGGGAGCCGGTTTTGTCATGGTACCATACAGTGATGTTGGGTATTCCCTTGTTGGTATTCAAACCAATATTGAAGGAACCAATGAAACCTTTGAAAGTAA contains:
- a CDS encoding DUF4270 family protein; amino-acid sequence: MKKMLWLICPLLIGINSCTKENPNDSDFVVGDIFTDSNIRVILIDTMTVESSTMKYDSVPTSQSSRILVGKYTDSIFGTVKSSSYMELVPSKYSIDTEAEYDSIAFYLKFDNYYYNDTLQNNTIHVKQLSENLKPNDDSGFYNTSEASFFEDDLGSMSYKPRPLDTDSLEIKLTDVFGRELFKQFQDKSIVHLDEFKAFFKGISLQPDEGDNGSIIGFSKTSASSFIRLYFSTSEENDRVQNYIDFYIDSGSSPIPFFNQVTAQEPNEYLKFLTDKEINLNSSDSENMSFIQSGIGIATRIEFPFVKSIYEIQGEGTILDAVLKIRPVSTTYDNHVILRDTLSVFLADENNDLTKQLFISDIEPVRAILNRDNQEFNDIFYELPLGSYIDQLLLAERDTKEALVLLPDNYNSTVDRFVLNGNNNSNDLVTLQITYAIYDEDEN